The DNA window AAAGAGTTGGCGGAGTTGGCTGGCGTCACCCTTCACAGTCGGCAGCGGGCCAGCAGTGATTTCAGCACCGGTTTCGTCGATCCGGATGCCGAGATCCGTCAACGCATCGTCCACCACTGCGTCAAGATCGACTGGTTCGAAGGACTTCCCCTGTGTTTCGACTCGGGAGTACGTAAGCAGCCCCTCGATCATTGCCTTCATCCGCTCGGCACCGTCAACAGCGAACTCAATGAACTGTTCGGCGTCGTCGTCGAGGTCGTCGCTATATCGACTCTCGAGCAGGTCCAAGTAGCTCGTGACCATCCGCAACGGCTCCTGGAGATCGTGGGAGGCGACGTAGGCGAACTGCTGGAGGCGCTCGTTGGATTCCTCCAATTGCCGCCGATACGTGTACCGATCGGTGATGTCGAAATGAGCAATGGCGACGTATCTCCGGTCACCGTCGGTGAACGATGCTGCCCGCATGAGAAACCACCGTTGTTTGTCGGGGGAGTGGCACGGATATTCGAACTCGAAGAGTTCTCGTTCGCCGGTTAGAATTTCGGATAACCCGGCAGCGGCAGTTTGTGCTGTCTCTGTCTCTGCCTGTCTGGTGATCGAAAGATAGTTGGATCCGATTGTATCTGGCCGAAGCTCGATATCGTTGGCCTCACCGAATTCCTGCCATGCGCGATTTGTATACAGGATCGTCCCTTCGTCATCGAGGATTGCAAAGTTGATCGGAAGTGTGTCCACGGCCACTGGAATAAGAGCCTCTGGCTCCCGGCCATTCATATCCGGTTTCAGTTGACTAACGAAGATAAGGTTGTTCCCGTTCTGGTTGCAGGCGACGAAACGTTCTCTGCAGTCAACAGGTGTTTTCTAACACGCTCTCGGTAGTCCGTTCAACTGCTACTAAATAGATAGCGCGAATGTAGCACTTTCCGAAAGCCGATTGACAAAGGGGAGTGGTCGTTCAATACAGAGAACGTATTTATCGGTTCTCTTTCCAGTCGTCCGGATCCCCTTCACGGAATTCTCCCTTGGCATGGCGCTCGTGGGGCCAGAAGGTGACGCCCAGCAGTACGACGTAGAACACACCCACAACGGCAACCACAGCAATCCCGGGGATACGGGCGATTCCAGCGGTTGTCAGCCAGTCTTGGCGCGGCGCGAACGCTGTAATCCTGAAGACCCACGCGACCAATAAAACACTGAGCAGAGCAAGGTACACACGCCGGAGCCGGTTTGCGAGTGCTTCGTGGAACGAGACTTTCAGCGTCGGCCTGCGATAGTCCCTGCTCAGTTCCGCTCGCCAGTCGTGACTTTCAGTGCCTTGGGACGGATCGAGGGCGTTTGCGAACAGGTTCTCTTGGATGACTCGAGCACGAGAGCGAAAGACATCGTAGTCCCGGTACCGCCGTGCTTCGATGCCCAGAAAGATGGTGACGACAACGATCCCGATCAGCAAGATATAGTGTGGGTTATCGGTACTCGAAAACGCCCACGTCAAGATTGCTGCCATCAGCGTCACCCCCCACTTCGTCGTCTCGTCGAGGCGCTGCCGCCACGTCCCCACTCGGTCTATCTCTCCGCGATAGGCGTGAGCCATCACCGAACCGAGTCCCGTACTGTCGTCAACCATCTGGCGGCCGATCTCCCGGTGGTCTGGTGCTGTTGGGTCGAACTCGTCGCTACTCGAATCGGTCATAGAGAAGAGACATCTCCTCGCTCCATAAGCAGTTATGGTGACGGCGTAATCTGAGTGTCATGTACTGGAGAACATCGAACAGTACGCACTCTTCAGTGACCGGCTGTTTCACACAGTTTATGACTGAAAAATATTATTTCAACAGAACTGTGTACGCAGATTCCTGAAGGGTCCTCGCCCGCGGACTATATAATATCTCACGTCGATAGCTACGAAAATTCTCATCTGATTTTGACAGTTTCGATAAAACCTGTCCCTCTTCAGATTCTGACCTTAGAAAAGAAATTGCCGGATGACCAATGTTTCTCTGAAAGAAGGGTACACGACGCGTCCGAAATCCCGTCACGCACTTTTCAGGGCTTGTATCGCATTATTTCGGCAGTACTGGGTAGATCATCGGCAGAAACACCAAACGAGCCATTATTTACGTGGTTCGATATTTCTCAAGTCCGATCTCTATGTGACCCCTTATCTTTCGAATTCGGGCCTCTCACCACCTCGTCAAGCACAATTTTCACCAACAACCGGATTTTGTTGTTTGTCGAGACCATCATTACCGCCTGAGAACTGCCCGACGGCCCTCTTCTCTAATCTAAACCTTCCTTATCACTCTCTGCACCTCCAGAATCATCCAAAGGAAGGCTAGGGTACACCGGTGCAAACGCCACTGGCTCTCTCCGGCCGAGGGGCCATCAAACGACGAGCGTCTACAGCAAATGTATCAGAACTCACTCATTGGATGGTGATGCGATTCGCGGTGGAGTTTCTCAT is part of the Halosolutus amylolyticus genome and encodes:
- a CDS encoding PAS domain-containing sensor histidine kinase; this translates as MNGREPEALIPVAVDTLPINFAILDDEGTILYTNRAWQEFGEANDIELRPDTIGSNYLSITRQAETETAQTAAAGLSEILTGERELFEFEYPCHSPDKQRWFLMRAASFTDGDRRYVAIAHFDITDRYTYRRQLEESNERLQQFAYVASHDLQEPLRMVTSYLDLLESRYSDDLDDDAEQFIEFAVDGAERMKAMIEGLLTYSRVETQGKSFEPVDLDAVVDDALTDLGIRIDETGAEITAGPLPTVKGDASQLRQLFQNLLDNALQYSGDREPRVSISAMREGDEWIISVSDEGIGIDPDEADRVFEVFQRLHSHEEYEGTGIGLAVCERIVERHGGEIWIDSNRDDGSTFSFTLPPTEP
- a CDS encoding DUF2270 domain-containing protein produces the protein MTDSSSDEFDPTAPDHREIGRQMVDDSTGLGSVMAHAYRGEIDRVGTWRQRLDETTKWGVTLMAAILTWAFSSTDNPHYILLIGIVVVTIFLGIEARRYRDYDVFRSRARVIQENLFANALDPSQGTESHDWRAELSRDYRRPTLKVSFHEALANRLRRVYLALLSVLLVAWVFRITAFAPRQDWLTTAGIARIPGIAVVAVVGVFYVVLLGVTFWPHERHAKGEFREGDPDDWKENR